The Amycolatopsis sp. 195334CR genome includes a window with the following:
- a CDS encoding RICIN domain-containing protein, translated as MNRAAKIGAAVAAAVLVGGGAAVTASASAGPAEELVGFMIASNMNNRCLNVADANPNKGAMVHMWDCGGWAQQRWSWRGENLVSDLNPGQCLDVRGSNGTAGAAVGLYDCLSAPQQRWFWDGSQLRNRISNQCLSIPNKNRWNGASVVMWDCVGAADQQWHTT; from the coding sequence GTGAACAGAGCGGCGAAGATCGGGGCGGCAGTGGCGGCGGCGGTGCTGGTGGGCGGTGGGGCCGCGGTGACGGCGTCGGCGTCGGCCGGTCCGGCCGAGGAGCTGGTCGGGTTCATGATCGCGTCGAACATGAACAACCGGTGCCTCAACGTCGCCGACGCCAACCCGAACAAGGGTGCGATGGTGCACATGTGGGACTGCGGCGGCTGGGCGCAGCAGCGCTGGTCGTGGCGCGGGGAGAACCTGGTCAGCGACCTGAACCCGGGGCAGTGCCTGGACGTCCGGGGGTCGAACGGCACCGCGGGCGCCGCGGTCGGGCTGTACGACTGCCTCAGTGCGCCGCAGCAGCGGTGGTTCTGGGACGGCAGCCAGCTGCGGAACCGGATCAGCAACCAGTGCCTGAGCATCCCGAACAAGAACCGGTGGAACGGGGCTTCGGTGGTGATGTGGGACTGCGTCGGGGCGGCCGACCAGCAGTGGCACACCACCTGA
- a CDS encoding carbohydrate ABC transporter permease: MRRRDGGVVSYASLVLACLVMLVPLVVIFLGSLKQDAEFRGTGPFTPPQDWLNFSNYATALVDGGMVGAFANTVLILVVSVAGTVLIGSMAAYAVDRFRFRFRRAVLFLFLLATLVPSVTTQVATFQVVNRLGLFDTRAAAIALFMGTDIVSIYIFLQFMRSIPRELDEAAALDGASRLGVYWRIILPLLKPAIATVVIIKGIAIYNEFYIPFLYMPSRELGVISTSLFRFKGPFSAQWEVISAGVIIVVLPTLVVFLLLQRWIYRGFATGATK, encoded by the coding sequence ATGAGGCGGCGGGACGGTGGCGTGGTGTCGTACGCCTCGCTGGTGCTGGCGTGCCTGGTGATGCTGGTGCCGCTGGTGGTGATCTTCCTCGGTTCGCTCAAGCAGGACGCGGAGTTCCGCGGCACCGGCCCGTTCACCCCGCCGCAGGACTGGCTCAACTTCAGCAACTACGCCACCGCGCTGGTCGACGGCGGCATGGTGGGTGCCTTCGCCAACACCGTGCTCATCCTGGTGGTCTCGGTCGCGGGCACGGTGCTCATCGGCTCGATGGCCGCCTACGCGGTCGACCGGTTCCGCTTCCGGTTCCGCCGGGCGGTGTTGTTCCTGTTCCTGCTGGCGACGCTGGTGCCGAGCGTGACCACGCAGGTGGCGACCTTCCAGGTGGTCAACCGGCTGGGCCTGTTCGACACGCGTGCCGCCGCGATCGCCCTGTTCATGGGCACCGACATCGTCTCGATCTACATCTTCCTGCAGTTCATGCGCTCGATCCCGCGGGAGCTGGACGAGGCGGCCGCGCTCGACGGCGCCTCCCGGCTCGGCGTCTACTGGCGGATCATCCTGCCGCTGCTCAAGCCCGCGATCGCCACCGTGGTGATCATCAAGGGCATCGCCATCTACAACGAGTTCTACATCCCCTTCCTGTACATGCCCTCGCGCGAGCTCGGGGTCATCTCCACCTCGCTGTTCCGGTTCAAGGGGCCGTTCAGCGCGCAGTGGGAGGTCATCTCCGCGGGCGTGATCATCGTGGTGCTGCCCACGCTCGTCGTTTTCCTGTTGCTGCAGCGGTGGATCTACCGTGGTTTCGCCACCGGCGCGACCAAATGA
- a CDS encoding glycoside hydrolase family 2 protein, whose product MDGWRVRSAAVGPIPAAVPGTVHTDLLAAGLIPDPLIGDREAELAWIGETDWHYSCTFLVTEPDERMDLVCEGLDTVADLALNGISVGSAANMHRTHRFDLRPALRAGANELTVTFHPALAHAQRMRDELGDRPGAYPMPYQFIRKAACNFGWDWGPAFTTCGIWRPIRVHRWHTARLAEVRPEVTVGPDGTGRVKLHVGVERTGDQELLATARIGEAHQTVTIPSGQSGVVVELAVAHAELWWPRGHGAQPRYDLRLELLAGTEVLETWDKRIGFRTVELDTTPDEHGTPFTFRVNGEPILVRGVNWIPDDVFFPRITPERYAARLDQACAAGVNLVRVWGGGIYESEAFYDAADERGLLVWQDFLFACAAYPEEEPLGGEVRAEAEEAVRRLAWHPSLVLWNGNNENIWGHRDWGWRDSLGDRSWGAGYYFGTLPEVVARLDPTRPYWPGSPYSGDPARHPNDPDHGPIHIWDVWNDRDYGDYRAYRPRFVAEFGYQGPPAHRTAVDGFGALAPDSPAVRAHQKAIDGGDKLARGLAEHFGEVTDDDDWHYLAQLNQARALRLGVEHFRSLWPRCTGTVVWQLNDCWPSMSWSAIDSAGRRKLLWYALREAHRDRGLTIQPDENGLIVAVLNDTDAAWDGQVQIERMSFTGEVLARSDSAFGVAARSVGRVPLPTNVSQADDPARELVVVTAGGERALWFFANDRALAYPEPDFTASARAGAHGTVVTVRTRSLLRDLCLFADRVEPDALVDNALLTLLPGESAEFEIRHGAGAEPAAFTTRPVLRCVNDVLASRSQPARS is encoded by the coding sequence ATGGACGGCTGGCGCGTGCGGTCGGCGGCGGTGGGGCCGATCCCGGCCGCGGTACCCGGCACGGTGCACACCGACCTGCTGGCCGCCGGGTTGATCCCGGACCCGCTGATCGGGGACCGGGAGGCGGAACTCGCCTGGATCGGCGAGACGGACTGGCACTACTCCTGCACCTTCCTCGTCACCGAGCCGGACGAGCGGATGGACCTGGTGTGCGAAGGGCTGGACACCGTCGCCGACCTCGCGCTCAACGGGATTTCCGTCGGCTCGGCGGCGAACATGCACCGGACCCACCGGTTCGACCTGCGTCCCGCGCTGCGTGCGGGCGCCAACGAGCTCACGGTGACCTTCCACCCGGCCCTGGCCCACGCCCAGCGGATGCGGGACGAACTGGGTGACCGGCCCGGCGCGTACCCGATGCCGTACCAGTTCATCCGCAAGGCCGCGTGCAACTTCGGCTGGGACTGGGGCCCGGCGTTCACCACCTGCGGCATCTGGCGCCCGATCCGGGTCCACCGGTGGCACACCGCCCGGCTGGCCGAAGTCCGCCCGGAGGTCACCGTCGGGCCGGACGGCACCGGCCGGGTGAAGCTGCACGTCGGCGTCGAACGCACCGGCGACCAAGAACTCCTTGCCACCGCGCGGATCGGGGAAGCACACCAGACCGTGACCATCCCTTCAGGACAGTCCGGAGTGGTCGTCGAGCTGGCCGTGGCGCACGCCGAACTGTGGTGGCCGCGCGGACACGGCGCACAACCGCGCTACGACCTCCGCCTCGAACTGCTGGCGGGCACCGAAGTCCTGGAAACCTGGGACAAGCGGATCGGCTTCCGGACCGTCGAACTCGACACCACCCCCGACGAGCACGGCACCCCGTTCACCTTCCGCGTCAACGGCGAACCGATCCTGGTGCGTGGCGTGAACTGGATCCCCGACGACGTGTTCTTCCCCAGGATCACCCCCGAGCGCTACGCGGCCCGCCTCGACCAGGCGTGCGCGGCCGGGGTCAACCTGGTGCGTGTGTGGGGCGGCGGGATCTACGAGAGCGAGGCCTTCTACGACGCGGCCGACGAGCGCGGACTGCTGGTGTGGCAGGACTTCCTCTTCGCCTGCGCCGCCTACCCCGAGGAGGAACCGCTCGGCGGTGAGGTGCGCGCGGAAGCCGAGGAAGCCGTCCGGCGGCTGGCCTGGCACCCGAGCCTGGTGCTGTGGAACGGGAACAACGAGAACATCTGGGGCCACCGGGACTGGGGCTGGCGGGACAGCCTCGGCGACCGCAGCTGGGGAGCCGGGTACTACTTCGGCACGCTGCCGGAGGTGGTCGCGCGCCTCGACCCGACCCGCCCGTACTGGCCGGGCAGCCCGTATTCCGGTGATCCGGCGCGGCATCCGAACGATCCCGACCACGGGCCCATCCACATCTGGGACGTCTGGAACGACCGCGACTACGGCGACTACCGCGCCTACCGGCCCCGGTTCGTGGCGGAGTTCGGCTACCAGGGCCCGCCCGCGCACCGCACCGCCGTCGACGGTTTCGGCGCGCTGGCCCCGGACTCCCCCGCCGTGCGCGCGCACCAGAAGGCGATCGACGGCGGGGACAAGCTCGCGCGCGGCCTGGCCGAGCACTTCGGCGAGGTCACCGATGACGACGACTGGCACTACCTCGCCCAGCTCAACCAGGCTCGCGCGCTCCGGCTCGGCGTCGAGCACTTCCGCTCGCTGTGGCCGCGGTGCACGGGCACGGTGGTGTGGCAGCTCAACGACTGCTGGCCGTCGATGAGCTGGTCGGCGATCGACAGCGCGGGCCGCCGCAAGCTCCTGTGGTACGCGCTGCGGGAGGCCCATCGGGATCGAGGCTTGACGATCCAACCGGACGAGAACGGACTGATCGTCGCCGTGCTCAACGACACGGACGCGGCTTGGGACGGCCAGGTCCAGATCGAGCGGATGTCCTTCACCGGTGAGGTGCTGGCCCGGTCGGACTCGGCGTTCGGCGTCGCCGCGCGCTCGGTCGGCCGGGTTCCCTTGCCCACCAACGTTTCGCAGGCGGACGACCCCGCGCGGGAGCTGGTCGTGGTGACCGCGGGAGGCGAACGGGCGCTGTGGTTCTTCGCCAACGACCGCGCGCTGGCCTACCCCGAACCCGACTTCACCGCGTCGGCGCGGGCGGGCGCGCACGGCACGGTGGTCACCGTACGGACCCGCTCGCTGCTGCGGGACCTGTGCCTGTTCGCCGATCGCGTGGAGCCGGATGCCCTGGTGGACAACGCTTTGCTCACCCTGCTGCCCGGCGAGTCGGCGGAGTTCGAGATCCGCCACGGCGCCGGGGCCGAGCCCGCGGCGTTCACCACCCGGCCCGTGCTGAGATGCGTCAACGACGTGCTCGCGAGCCGAAGCCAGCCGGCCCGGTCGTGA
- a CDS encoding arsenate reductase family protein translates to MEIWHNPRCTKSRAAKKALDEAGTGYTERRYLDSPPTAAELTEVLTKLGQEPWEITRTKEPVAKDLGLGDLPRDAANRGRWIELLAEHPVLIQRPILIDGDTAVVGRDEDSLREIL, encoded by the coding sequence ATGGAGATCTGGCACAACCCGCGGTGCACCAAGTCGAGGGCGGCGAAGAAGGCGCTGGACGAGGCGGGCACCGGCTACACCGAGCGCCGCTACCTGGACAGCCCGCCGACGGCCGCGGAGCTGACCGAGGTGCTCACCAAGCTGGGCCAGGAACCCTGGGAGATCACCCGCACCAAGGAACCGGTGGCCAAGGACCTCGGCCTCGGCGACCTGCCGCGCGACGCGGCGAACCGCGGCCGGTGGATCGAACTGCTGGCCGAGCACCCGGTGCTGATCCAGCGCCCCATCCTGATCGACGGCGACACCGCCGTCGTCGGCCGTGACGAGGACTCCCTGCGCGAGATCCTCTAA
- a CDS encoding aminoglycoside 6-adenylyltransferase: protein MDYGQALSALVSWAEGRREVRTLVLTGSAAAGSAHPLSDRDVQVFTTDPAALLDDESWWAGLGEVLVVERLEDGDGNPTRLVYYAGGKIDFTLLPAGALENKTYDRSYTVLLDKDGSAATTSLVPEEVAAPSREEFDESVHWAWAAALMTAKAIVRDEPWSAKLRDQDLKEELLRMIEWDHRARYGPAFDTRYLGTRLRAWMDEDVQAELEQCWSGFGAPETERALLATVTLYRRLAERTAGRLGFPVFGHERVAAELHTILRSGPK, encoded by the coding sequence ATGGACTACGGGCAGGCGCTTTCCGCACTGGTTTCCTGGGCCGAGGGACGCCGGGAGGTGCGGACGCTGGTCCTGACCGGGTCGGCCGCGGCGGGTTCGGCCCACCCGCTGTCCGACCGGGACGTCCAGGTGTTCACCACCGATCCCGCGGCACTGCTGGACGACGAGTCGTGGTGGGCGGGACTCGGCGAAGTCCTCGTGGTCGAACGTCTCGAGGACGGCGACGGCAACCCCACCCGGCTCGTCTACTACGCCGGCGGCAAGATCGACTTCACCCTGCTGCCCGCCGGTGCGCTGGAGAACAAAACGTACGACCGGTCGTATACTGTGTTGCTCGACAAGGACGGCAGCGCCGCCACCACCTCGCTGGTGCCCGAGGAGGTGGCGGCGCCGTCGCGTGAGGAGTTCGACGAGTCGGTCCACTGGGCGTGGGCGGCGGCCCTGATGACGGCCAAGGCGATCGTGCGCGACGAGCCGTGGTCGGCGAAACTGCGTGACCAGGACCTGAAGGAAGAGCTCCTGCGCATGATCGAGTGGGACCACCGCGCCCGCTACGGTCCCGCCTTCGACACCCGCTACCTCGGCACGCGCCTGCGCGCGTGGATGGACGAGGACGTGCAGGCCGAACTGGAGCAGTGCTGGTCCGGCTTCGGCGCGCCGGAGACCGAGCGGGCCCTGCTGGCCACGGTGACCCTCTACCGGCGGCTCGCCGAGCGCACCGCCGGGCGGCTCGGCTTCCCGGTGTTCGGGCACGAGCGCGTCGCCGCGGAACTGCACACCATTCTCCGTTCCGGTCCGAAATAG
- a CDS encoding LacI family DNA-binding transcriptional regulator: MPTKRPTIADIARAAGVSTGAVSYALNNRRGVSEATRRRVHEVAASLGWLPHTAARVLSGGPAGAIGLVVDRPARVLGIEPYFMQLISGIQAALAGGPTSLLLQVTDQAEAQLAIYRRWWAERRVDGILLVDLLVDDPRVALVKELGLPAVVLGEPQAELGLSSVWTDDEKAMAFVVDYLAALGHREIARVAGPPEFVHTRRRSAAFRAATAELPDARVITAADYSGDAAARITRRLLTGRGAPTALVFDNDVMAVAALGVARELDLDVPGRLSVVAWDDSALCRLVRPALTAVRRPTAERGAAAVDLLLRSPGDAPTQLKTADPELLVRSSTGPVGGR; the protein is encoded by the coding sequence GTGCCGACCAAACGCCCGACCATCGCCGACATCGCCAGGGCCGCCGGGGTGTCCACCGGCGCGGTGTCCTACGCGCTGAACAACCGGCGCGGGGTTTCCGAGGCCACCCGCCGCCGCGTGCACGAGGTCGCCGCCTCGCTCGGCTGGCTGCCCCACACCGCCGCGCGCGTGCTCTCCGGCGGCCCGGCCGGGGCGATCGGGCTGGTGGTGGACCGCCCGGCCCGGGTGCTCGGCATCGAGCCGTACTTCATGCAGCTGATCTCCGGTATCCAGGCCGCGCTGGCCGGCGGGCCGACCTCCCTGCTGCTCCAGGTCACCGACCAGGCCGAGGCCCAGCTGGCCATCTACCGGCGGTGGTGGGCCGAGCGGCGGGTGGACGGCATCCTGCTGGTCGACCTGCTCGTCGACGATCCCCGGGTGGCGCTGGTCAAGGAGCTCGGCCTGCCCGCGGTGGTGCTCGGCGAGCCGCAGGCCGAGCTGGGGCTGTCGTCGGTGTGGACCGACGACGAGAAGGCGATGGCCTTCGTCGTCGACTACCTCGCGGCGCTGGGGCACCGGGAGATCGCCAGGGTCGCGGGCCCGCCCGAGTTCGTGCACACGCGGCGGCGGTCGGCGGCGTTCCGGGCCGCCACCGCCGAGTTGCCCGATGCCCGGGTGATCACCGCGGCGGACTACTCCGGCGACGCCGCCGCCCGCATCACCCGGCGGCTGCTCACCGGGCGGGGCGCGCCGACGGCGCTGGTGTTCGACAACGACGTGATGGCGGTGGCCGCCCTCGGGGTGGCCCGCGAACTGGACTTGGACGTGCCGGGGCGGTTGTCCGTGGTGGCCTGGGACGACTCGGCCCTGTGCCGCCTGGTGCGGCCCGCGCTGACCGCGGTCCGCCGCCCGACCGCCGAGCGCGGGGCCGCCGCGGTGGACCTGCTGCTCCGCTCCCCCGGCGACGCCCCTACGCAGCTCAAAACCGCCGACCCCGAGCTGCTGGTGCGATCGAGCACCGGTCCGGTGGGCGGGCGTTAG
- a CDS encoding carbohydrate ABC transporter permease, whose product MPVVSMFFYSVTDWDGLSPNPEFVGADNYSEIAGRGELADVLLVSLYYFGAAFVQLVLALYFATVLSFRIRFANLFKGVLFFPYLINGVAIGFVFLYFFRPEGTLDSLLSLAGLDGHPWLGDPDTVNYSLAGVSVWRYLGLNFVLFLGAIQSIPPSLFEAAELDGAGRWQRFRHIILPSIRNIVGLTAILAIAGSLSVFEIPYIMTGGANGSRTFVIQTIDLAFKFGKVGLASAMAVVLLVLILLITWVQRRLVPENEVRA is encoded by the coding sequence GTGCCCGTGGTGAGCATGTTCTTCTACAGCGTCACCGACTGGGACGGGCTGAGCCCGAACCCGGAGTTCGTCGGCGCGGACAACTACTCGGAGATCGCCGGGCGCGGCGAACTGGCCGACGTGCTGCTGGTCAGCCTGTACTACTTCGGCGCGGCCTTCGTGCAGCTGGTGCTCGCGCTGTACTTCGCCACCGTGCTGAGCTTCCGGATCCGGTTCGCGAACCTGTTCAAGGGCGTGCTCTTCTTCCCGTACCTGATCAACGGCGTGGCGATCGGCTTCGTCTTCCTCTACTTCTTCCGTCCGGAAGGGACACTCGACTCGCTGCTGTCGCTGGCGGGCCTGGACGGGCACCCGTGGCTCGGCGACCCGGACACGGTGAACTACTCGCTCGCCGGGGTCTCGGTGTGGCGGTACCTCGGCCTGAACTTCGTGCTGTTCCTCGGCGCCATCCAGTCGATCCCGCCGAGCCTGTTCGAGGCGGCGGAACTGGACGGGGCGGGCCGGTGGCAGCGGTTCCGGCACATCATCCTGCCCAGCATCCGCAACATCGTCGGGCTGACCGCGATCCTGGCCATCGCGGGCTCGCTGTCGGTGTTCGAGATCCCGTACATCATGACCGGCGGCGCCAACGGCAGCCGGACCTTCGTCATCCAGACCATCGACCTGGCGTTCAAGTTCGGCAAGGTGGGGCTGGCCTCGGCGATGGCGGTGGTGCTGCTGGTGCTGATCCTGCTGATCACCTGGGTGCAGCGGCGGCTGGTGCCGGAGAACGAGGTCCGGGCATGA
- a CDS encoding rhamnogalacturonan lyase: MPRTPRAATLGAALSLFGALFSAPAQAAPLQAAPDQAAPAQAAPNQAAPDEAAPAAGSVAEKLGRGLISVRTEQGNFVSWRLLAGDPAGTAFNLYRGGELVAQVTGATSFLDAGAPASAAYTVHPVVHGAEQRTAAAEESLAFPMASSMDVPLQIPPGGTTPSGENYTYSANDASVGDLDGDGQYEFVLKWDPSNAKDNSQSGYTGNTYLDAYKLNGTRLWRIDLGRNIRAGAHYTQFQVFDYDGDGRAEVAVKTADGTRSGTGQVIGNASADHRNSGGYILTGPEFLSVFRGTDGAVLATADYVPPRGNVASWGDDYGNRVDRFLAGTAYVDGSRPSIIMARGYYTRSVVVAWDFRNGQLTRRWTFDSNSSTNGAAWTGKGNHQLSVADVDADGRDEILYGSMAIDDNGWGLWQNNTHHGDAYHVGDFIPSRSGLEVFKPSEWTSEPTHWMGNARTGQIIWSAPSCGCDNGRAVAADIWAGNPGAEAWSSSVAGLRSGTNGNQVSARKPGSTNFVIWWDGDAQRELLDGTHIDKYGTGGDTRLLTGSGVASNNGSKATPALSADILGDWREEVVWRTSDNRALRVYSTTDSTSISRPSLMQDRQYRVAVAWQNTAYNQPPHPSFAIG; this comes from the coding sequence ATGCCACGAACCCCTCGCGCCGCCACCCTGGGTGCGGCGCTCAGCCTGTTCGGTGCCCTGTTCAGCGCACCGGCCCAAGCCGCACCGCTCCAAGCCGCACCGGATCAGGCCGCTCCGGCCCAAGCCGCACCAAACCAAGCCGCACCGGACGAGGCCGCACCAGCCGCCGGGTCCGTCGCCGAGAAGCTCGGCCGCGGGCTGATCAGCGTCCGCACCGAGCAGGGCAACTTCGTCAGCTGGCGCCTGCTCGCCGGCGATCCGGCGGGCACCGCCTTCAACCTCTACCGCGGTGGCGAACTCGTCGCCCAGGTCACCGGCGCGACGAGCTTCCTCGACGCGGGCGCCCCGGCATCGGCCGCCTACACCGTGCACCCGGTGGTGCACGGCGCCGAGCAGCGCACCGCCGCGGCCGAGGAGTCACTCGCCTTCCCGATGGCGTCGAGCATGGACGTGCCGCTGCAGATCCCGCCCGGCGGCACCACGCCGTCCGGCGAGAACTACACCTACTCCGCCAACGACGCGAGCGTCGGCGACCTCGACGGCGACGGCCAGTACGAGTTCGTGCTGAAGTGGGATCCCAGCAACGCCAAGGACAACTCGCAGTCCGGATACACCGGCAACACCTATCTGGACGCCTACAAGCTCAACGGCACCCGATTGTGGCGCATCGACCTCGGCCGCAACATCCGGGCGGGCGCGCACTACACGCAGTTCCAGGTGTTCGACTACGACGGCGACGGCCGCGCCGAGGTGGCGGTGAAAACCGCCGACGGCACGCGGTCCGGTACCGGCCAGGTGATCGGCAACGCGAGCGCCGACCACCGCAACTCCGGCGGGTACATCCTCACCGGACCCGAGTTCCTCTCGGTCTTCCGCGGCACGGACGGCGCCGTGCTGGCCACCGCGGACTACGTGCCCCCGCGCGGGAACGTGGCGTCCTGGGGCGACGACTACGGCAACCGGGTCGACCGGTTCCTGGCCGGCACCGCCTACGTGGACGGGTCCCGGCCGAGCATCATCATGGCCCGCGGTTACTACACCCGGTCGGTGGTCGTCGCCTGGGACTTCCGCAACGGGCAGCTGACCCGGCGGTGGACCTTCGACTCCAACTCGTCGACCAACGGCGCGGCGTGGACCGGCAAGGGCAACCACCAGCTCTCCGTCGCCGACGTGGACGCCGACGGCCGCGACGAGATCCTGTACGGCTCGATGGCGATCGACGACAACGGCTGGGGGCTGTGGCAGAACAACACCCACCACGGCGACGCCTACCACGTCGGCGACTTCATCCCGTCCCGCTCCGGGCTGGAGGTGTTCAAGCCTTCGGAGTGGACCAGCGAACCCACGCACTGGATGGGTAACGCGCGCACCGGGCAGATCATCTGGAGCGCGCCCTCCTGCGGCTGCGACAACGGCCGCGCGGTGGCCGCGGACATCTGGGCGGGCAACCCCGGCGCCGAGGCGTGGTCGTCCTCGGTCGCCGGACTTCGCAGCGGTACCAACGGGAACCAGGTCTCGGCCCGCAAACCCGGGTCCACCAACTTCGTCATCTGGTGGGACGGCGACGCGCAGCGCGAACTGCTCGACGGCACGCACATCGACAAGTACGGCACCGGCGGGGACACCCGGCTGCTGACCGGTTCCGGGGTCGCGTCGAACAACGGGTCCAAGGCCACGCCCGCGCTGTCCGCCGACATCCTCGGCGACTGGCGCGAGGAGGTCGTCTGGCGCACGTCGGACAACCGCGCCCTGCGGGTCTACTCCACCACCGACAGCACCAGCATCAGCCGCCCGTCGCTGATGCAGGACCGGCAGTACCGGGTGGCGGTCGCGTGGCAGAACACCGCGTACAACCAGCCACCGCATCCGAGTTTCGCCATCGGCTGA
- a CDS encoding LacI family DNA-binding transcriptional regulator — translation MTRRPTMADIAREAGVSKGAVSYALNGRTGVSASTRRRIVRIAGELGWRPYGITRGGRVTRADAVGLVLARPARFLALEPFMMALVSGVEAELGRRKVALRLQVVRDHREEISTYRRWWTGAHVDGVLVLDLAAPDERVTELARCGLPALVLGGPDGLGPLPGLWSDDTTTMHTVVDHLVTLGHRRIARIAGPARLRHTATRTAAMTHALQRHRLPPGVVINTDYGGDEGAAAARRLLDRRPRPTAIICDSDVLAVVALGVATRSGLAVPGGLSLVAWDDSALCELARPALTAVSRDVAAYGAHAARLLLQHVGGQPVATRPESLPRLVVRHSTARPDP, via the coding sequence GTGACGCGGCGCCCGACGATGGCGGACATCGCCCGCGAGGCGGGGGTGTCCAAGGGCGCGGTGTCCTACGCGCTCAACGGCCGCACCGGCGTTTCGGCGTCGACGCGGCGCCGGATCGTGCGCATCGCCGGCGAACTCGGCTGGCGGCCGTACGGCATCACCCGCGGGGGCCGGGTCACCCGCGCGGACGCGGTCGGGCTGGTGCTGGCCCGGCCGGCGCGGTTCCTCGCGCTCGAACCGTTCATGATGGCGCTGGTGTCCGGGGTGGAGGCCGAGCTGGGCCGCCGGAAGGTGGCGCTGCGGCTGCAGGTGGTCCGCGATCACCGCGAGGAGATCAGCACCTACCGCCGCTGGTGGACCGGGGCGCACGTGGACGGGGTGCTCGTGCTCGACCTGGCCGCGCCCGACGAGCGGGTGACCGAACTGGCCCGCTGCGGGCTGCCCGCACTGGTGCTCGGCGGCCCCGACGGGCTCGGCCCGCTGCCGGGGTTGTGGAGCGACGACACGACCACCATGCACACCGTGGTCGACCACCTGGTCACCCTCGGGCACCGGCGGATCGCCAGGATCGCCGGACCGGCGCGGCTGCGGCACACCGCCACGCGCACCGCCGCGATGACCCACGCGCTGCAGCGGCACCGCCTGCCACCCGGCGTGGTGATCAACACCGACTACGGCGGGGACGAGGGCGCCGCGGCCGCCCGGCGGCTGCTCGACCGGCGTCCCCGGCCGACCGCGATCATCTGCGACAGCGACGTGCTGGCCGTCGTCGCGCTGGGCGTGGCCACGCGAAGCGGGCTGGCCGTGCCCGGCGGCCTGTCGCTGGTCGCCTGGGATGACTCCGCGCTGTGCGAACTGGCGCGGCCCGCGCTCACCGCCGTCTCCCGGGACGTCGCCGCCTATGGGGCGCACGCCGCGCGACTGCTGCTCCAGCACGTCGGCGGGCAGCCGGTCGCCACCCGGCCGGAAAGCCTGCCGCGCCTGGTGGTCCGCCACAGCACCGCCCGGCCCGACCCGTGA